From one Butyricimonas faecihominis genomic stretch:
- the rnr gene encoding ribonuclease R, giving the protein MPKKEKKSKRDIGKKELHRLLYDIFSGNPDQNFNYKQLAQRLGIKNMNAKQLIMTVLYEMKNDNMLTEESTGVFKFKVNTIYVTGIIDLTAKGTAYLISDDCKEDVFIPQVGLNHALNGDKVKVLLYARSSKRRPEGEVVEILERKKETFVGIIQCSKQYAFLVPTGKQLPYDIFIPLADLNGAKDGEKAIVKITEWPENQKNPVGKVLEVLGTPGDNDTEMNAIMAEYELPVQFPANVEKAAKRIKDAIPAEEIRTRRDFREITTFTIDPKDAKDFDDALSLRKLKNGNYEVGVHIADVSFYVTPDSVLDKEAYSRATSVYLVDRTIPMLPEHLSNGLCSLRPDEEKLCFSAVFELNDKAEVVKQWFGRTVIKSNRRFTYEEAQAMIEGGEGDYKEEILTLNDLAQKLRAARFQNGAIAFDRIEVRFDIDENGKPTGVYFKRSKEANKLIEEFMLLANKKVAERIGKVKENQKAKTFVYRIHEQPNTEKLEDFGRFIAKFGYRIRTGTPRQISSSMNKLMEDVQDRPEQNMIETLAIRTMAKAVYSTVNVGHYGLAFDYYSHFTSPIRRYPDVMTHRLLQRYLDGGRSANAEKYEEMCKHCSDMEQIAANAERASIKYKQVEFMSDKLGENFMGTISGVTQWGFYVELNDTKCEGLVSINELEGDYYEFDEENYCIVGRHHRKVYQLGDQVLVKVAKANLVARQLDFALAGSENTTTAAPAKVVPPKASGSRQRPERKLRRGRRGDAPTKRKKEQKGRKKK; this is encoded by the coding sequence AAGAATTACACCGATTATTATACGATATATTTTCCGGTAACCCCGATCAAAACTTCAATTACAAGCAACTAGCCCAAAGACTAGGCATCAAGAACATGAATGCCAAGCAATTGATCATGACGGTTCTTTACGAGATGAAAAATGACAACATGCTCACGGAAGAATCGACCGGGGTATTTAAATTCAAGGTAAATACCATTTACGTTACCGGAATTATTGACCTGACGGCCAAAGGCACCGCCTACCTGATCTCGGATGATTGCAAGGAAGATGTTTTCATCCCCCAAGTCGGTCTGAACCACGCCTTAAACGGTGACAAGGTAAAAGTGTTGCTCTACGCCCGGAGTTCCAAAAGACGCCCCGAAGGGGAAGTAGTGGAAATCCTCGAACGCAAGAAAGAGACCTTCGTGGGCATCATACAATGCTCCAAACAATACGCCTTTCTCGTTCCCACGGGCAAACAGTTACCCTACGATATATTTATCCCCCTAGCCGACCTGAACGGGGCCAAAGACGGGGAAAAAGCCATCGTCAAGATTACCGAGTGGCCGGAGAACCAGAAAAACCCCGTGGGTAAAGTGCTGGAAGTTCTCGGAACACCGGGAGACAACGACACGGAAATGAATGCCATCATGGCAGAATACGAACTGCCCGTGCAATTCCCCGCTAACGTGGAAAAAGCAGCGAAGAGAATAAAGGATGCCATCCCGGCAGAGGAGATCAGGACCCGGAGAGACTTCCGGGAAATCACAACGTTCACGATCGACCCGAAAGACGCCAAGGACTTTGACGATGCCCTCTCGCTCCGGAAACTGAAAAACGGGAATTACGAGGTCGGCGTGCATATCGCGGATGTCAGTTTCTACGTGACCCCGGATTCGGTGCTGGACAAGGAAGCTTACTCCCGTGCAACATCCGTGTATCTCGTGGACCGCACGATCCCGATGTTACCGGAACACCTGTCCAACGGGTTGTGTTCGCTACGCCCCGACGAGGAAAAACTTTGTTTCTCGGCGGTTTTCGAGTTGAACGACAAAGCCGAGGTGGTGAAACAATGGTTCGGACGGACCGTCATCAAGTCAAACCGCCGTTTCACTTACGAGGAAGCGCAAGCCATGATCGAGGGCGGCGAGGGTGACTATAAAGAAGAGATATTAACCCTTAACGATCTGGCCCAGAAATTACGGGCCGCCCGTTTCCAGAACGGTGCCATCGCTTTCGACCGGATCGAGGTTCGTTTCGATATTGACGAAAACGGCAAACCCACGGGCGTGTATTTCAAACGCTCGAAAGAGGCCAACAAGCTGATCGAGGAATTTATGCTTCTCGCCAACAAAAAGGTCGCGGAAAGAATCGGAAAAGTCAAAGAAAATCAAAAAGCCAAAACGTTCGTGTATCGTATTCACGAACAACCGAACACCGAGAAACTGGAAGATTTCGGTCGCTTTATCGCCAAGTTCGGTTATCGCATCCGGACAGGCACTCCTCGCCAAATCTCGTCTTCCATGAATAAATTAATGGAAGACGTGCAGGACCGCCCGGAACAGAACATGATCGAAACACTGGCTATCCGCACGATGGCAAAAGCCGTCTACTCGACGGTGAACGTGGGACACTACGGACTGGCTTTCGACTACTATTCGCACTTCACGTCACCGATCCGTCGGTACCCGGACGTGATGACCCACCGCTTGCTGCAACGTTACCTTGACGGCGGACGTTCAGCCAATGCCGAGAAGTACGAGGAGATGTGTAAACATTGCTCCGACATGGAACAGATCGCCGCCAATGCAGAGAGAGCTTCTATCAAGTACAAGCAAGTCGAGTTCATGAGCGACAAACTGGGCGAGAATTTCATGGGAACGATCTCCGGCGTAACGCAATGGGGTTTCTACGTGGAACTGAATGACACCAAATGCGAAGGACTTGTTTCCATCAACGAGCTGGAAGGAGACTATTACGAGTTCGACGAAGAAAACTACTGCATCGTGGGGCGTCACCACCGGAAAGTGTACCAGCTAGGAGATCAGGTACTCGTGAAAGTAGCAAAAGCTAATCTGGTTGCCCGCCAACTGGATTTCGCTCTCGCAGGCAGTGAAAACACCACAACGGCCGCCCCGGCAAAAGTGGTTCCCCCTAAAGCCAGTGGCAGCCGCCAACGCCCGGAACGTAAACTCCGACGGGGAAGACGGGGAGATGCACCCACCAAACGGAAAAAAGAACAAAAGGGCAGAAAGAAAAAATAA
- a CDS encoding amidohydrolase family protein, with protein MRLIGCVIISLLCCFHGNAQEKAIILKNVNVVDVVEGSIRKGQDVVIKEGIIQAVGKGAGTGVSGEVKDLTGMYVMPGLIDAHVHIANDPKESQADRAKHLEYFLRHGVTSIRDAAGDARVLRELKEGVQQGKYLGPDIYYAAFMAGPAYFEGNDREKSMVEGWPEPYAPWMQCIRPDSDLDKAMEDAKEWGCTGVKIYGGFDRETLLPIVRKAKEHGLQVWGHATLFPAKPWDVADAGVQVISHAYMLEWEGVSEELSGNIFENYEKFYDKIDHDKISVERFLQTVKSKGLIFDPTLFLCMENKMDWAARFVKRANQIGVKICAGTDYINDLKRPFPFIFDELDLYVEKCGFYPMEAIFTVTKVAAEVLGAADKVGSVEVGKQADLLVLPGNPYDDIKELRKIRMIIKTGNVIE; from the coding sequence ATGAGATTAATAGGTTGTGTTATAATATCTCTCCTGTGTTGTTTCCATGGAAATGCGCAGGAGAAGGCGATCATCCTGAAGAATGTGAATGTCGTGGATGTCGTGGAAGGAAGCATCCGTAAGGGTCAGGATGTCGTGATAAAAGAGGGAATAATTCAAGCGGTTGGTAAAGGTGCCGGGACTGGCGTTTCAGGAGAGGTGAAAGATCTGACGGGAATGTACGTGATGCCGGGATTGATCGATGCACACGTGCATATTGCAAATGACCCGAAGGAATCACAGGCGGATCGGGCGAAGCATTTGGAGTATTTCTTACGCCACGGGGTAACCTCTATCCGGGATGCGGCGGGAGATGCCCGTGTGTTGCGGGAATTGAAGGAGGGAGTACAACAGGGGAAATACTTGGGACCGGACATCTATTACGCGGCCTTCATGGCCGGACCGGCTTATTTTGAGGGAAACGACCGCGAGAAAAGTATGGTGGAAGGCTGGCCCGAACCTTACGCTCCTTGGATGCAGTGTATCCGTCCGGATTCCGATTTGGATAAGGCGATGGAGGACGCGAAAGAATGGGGATGCACGGGAGTGAAAATTTATGGCGGGTTTGATAGGGAAACATTGTTACCGATTGTCCGGAAAGCCAAGGAACACGGGTTACAGGTATGGGGACATGCCACGCTTTTCCCCGCTAAACCGTGGGATGTGGCGGATGCCGGGGTGCAGGTGATCTCTCATGCTTATATGTTGGAGTGGGAAGGGGTTTCGGAAGAGTTGAGCGGGAATATCTTTGAGAATTACGAGAAATTCTACGACAAGATTGATCATGATAAAATATCGGTAGAACGGTTTCTACAAACCGTGAAATCAAAAGGGCTTATTTTTGATCCCACTCTTTTCCTGTGCATGGAGAACAAGATGGATTGGGCTGCTCGCTTTGTCAAAAGGGCAAACCAAATCGGTGTGAAAATCTGTGCGGGTACTGATTACATCAATGATTTAAAACGTCCCTTCCCTTTTATTTTCGACGAACTTGACTTGTACGTGGAGAAATGCGGTTTTTACCCCATGGAAGCGATTTTCACGGTGACAAAAGTAGCTGCAGAGGTGTTGGGTGCTGCCGATAAAGTGGGTTCCGTGGAAGTCGGGAAACAAGCTGATTTGTTAGTCCTCCCCGGTAACCCGTATGATGATATTAAGGAGCTGCGGAAAATTCGGATGATAATCAAAACCGGTAACGTAATAGAATAG
- a CDS encoding RagB/SusD family nutrient uptake outer membrane protein produces MKRLIYTLFILLTICYSCDSFLDVRPTGEIVNNELFETAEGFEEAIYGVYSYLAREPLYGKNMTYGLVDVVGQYFSGGWDQHWSNQLRLYNYKHMEVRPEIDAIWESMYKGISYVNNMLENLAKHDSTKFALYNVYKAEGLGLRAFMHFELLRLFSESIIQNPNATGIPYRENYTYQVTPFDPINESYNKIIRDFKEAERLLAAHGEYFDRVDENAGGFVKDRVIHMNLYAVQALLARVYWEKGDLETAKNYAMKVIDCPFFSMEDKTNVEDIMNGIISDKETIWGLYSEEFPNYTRDVMYSSGGNNYYDPKPDYREIYEVDQDGFDYRLDKWFQTLSDHGAEGLRCMKVVDRFKVRLNTRPVAKLSGINMIRLPELYYIVSEYYLVSDNMEMAATYLDKVVKARGLNGFNKGDGIVVVSRMNINNDRRKELVCEGQWFQIMKHYNMSIYESITDQTFQASKDIYVFPVPDNEYEYRN; encoded by the coding sequence ATGAAAAGATTGATATACACATTATTTATCTTATTGACAATCTGTTATTCTTGTGATAGTTTCTTGGATGTTAGACCGACAGGAGAAATTGTGAATAATGAATTGTTTGAAACTGCCGAAGGATTTGAAGAGGCAATTTATGGCGTCTATTCTTATTTAGCGAGAGAACCTCTGTATGGGAAAAATATGACGTATGGTTTGGTGGATGTTGTCGGACAGTATTTTTCCGGAGGATGGGATCAGCACTGGTCTAATCAGTTGCGGCTTTACAATTACAAACATATGGAAGTGCGCCCGGAAATCGATGCGATATGGGAATCCATGTATAAAGGGATCTCTTACGTGAATAATATGCTGGAGAATCTTGCCAAACATGATTCTACAAAATTTGCCTTGTATAATGTTTATAAAGCTGAGGGATTGGGATTGCGAGCTTTCATGCATTTTGAACTTTTACGTTTGTTTTCAGAGAGTATAATACAGAATCCGAATGCAACGGGAATCCCATATCGTGAGAATTATACTTACCAAGTAACCCCATTCGATCCGATCAATGAGTCTTATAATAAGATCATTCGTGATTTTAAAGAAGCTGAAAGATTATTAGCTGCTCATGGAGAGTATTTTGATCGGGTGGATGAAAATGCTGGGGGATTCGTGAAGGATCGTGTGATTCATATGAATCTTTATGCAGTACAAGCTTTACTTGCTCGTGTTTATTGGGAAAAAGGAGATTTAGAAACAGCGAAGAATTATGCCATGAAAGTGATTGATTGTCCTTTCTTCTCGATGGAGGATAAGACAAATGTGGAGGATATTATGAACGGTATTATTTCTGATAAAGAAACGATTTGGGGGTTATATTCTGAAGAATTTCCTAATTATACGCGGGATGTAATGTATTCTAGTGGTGGAAACAATTACTATGATCCGAAACCGGATTATAGGGAGATTTACGAGGTTGACCAAGACGGGTTTGATTATCGCTTGGATAAGTGGTTCCAGACTTTGTCTGATCATGGAGCGGAAGGTTTGCGGTGTATGAAAGTGGTAGATCGTTTTAAAGTACGATTAAATACTCGTCCCGTGGCTAAATTAAGTGGGATTAACATGATTCGATTACCAGAGTTGTATTATATCGTGTCAGAATATTATCTTGTATCAGATAATATGGAAATGGCAGCGACTTATTTAGATAAAGTTGTGAAGGCTCGCGGTTTAAATGGCTTTAACAAAGGGGATGGCATTGTTGTTGTGTCGCGAATGAATATTAATAATGATCGCCGTAAAGAATTGGTTTGTGAAGGACAATGGTTCCAGATTATGAAACACTATAATATGTCAATTTATGAATCAATAACCGATCAAACATTCCAGGCCTCAAAAGATATTTATGTGTTCCCGGTACCTGATAATGAGTATGAATATAGAAATTAA
- a CDS encoding peroxiredoxin family protein — MKKIIIVGLFLLVLFGCKQTTVQIAGEVEKQWKSDSVEVTLPDARRGERLMVASIQKDGTFHLSGNIAPGKLVFVNFPKDYVRIPVYIEQKHYMLVESGDKYYLLSEESSLQNRYVEFLKELDKLNQDYEKACQGYDTITDIHQKAARSEMLDQKFTRKNELVLEGIREFAGTEIAQNLIHEILFYCEVDFKFFTQAIEALGDSIPNSGMKTRIFDTYNKLKAKQLTGQAPDFELPDVKGQKIRLADFRGKHVLLDFWASWCAPCRKKNKELNQQYPELRDAGLEVISVSLDSKKAPWLQALKEDRVAWVQLIDETGFEQSEVRKAYKVEQVPTVYLIGPDGNILLKNPEVEEIHEIIRQKRS, encoded by the coding sequence ATGAAGAAAATAATTATTGTCGGGTTATTTTTACTTGTTCTGTTCGGCTGTAAGCAAACTACAGTCCAGATTGCGGGAGAAGTTGAAAAGCAATGGAAAAGTGATAGCGTGGAAGTCACGCTTCCTGATGCCCGACGAGGAGAACGCTTGATGGTTGCTTCGATTCAGAAAGACGGGACTTTTCATCTTTCGGGTAATATTGCACCGGGTAAGCTTGTGTTTGTTAATTTCCCGAAAGATTATGTTCGGATACCGGTATATATCGAGCAAAAGCATTATATGCTTGTTGAGTCCGGGGATAAGTATTACCTGCTTTCCGAAGAATCGTCATTGCAAAATCGATACGTGGAATTCCTGAAAGAACTCGATAAATTGAATCAGGATTACGAGAAGGCGTGTCAGGGTTACGATACCATCACGGACATTCATCAGAAAGCCGCCCGTTCGGAAATGCTGGATCAAAAGTTCACGAGAAAGAATGAACTTGTGTTAGAAGGTATTCGTGAATTTGCCGGAACGGAAATTGCACAAAACCTGATACACGAAATCCTTTTTTATTGTGAGGTCGATTTTAAATTCTTTACCCAAGCAATCGAAGCATTGGGAGATAGCATTCCGAATAGCGGGATGAAGACGAGGATTTTTGATACTTACAATAAGTTGAAAGCAAAACAATTGACCGGGCAGGCTCCGGATTTTGAACTACCGGACGTGAAAGGGCAGAAAATTCGATTGGCTGATTTCCGGGGGAAACACGTGCTTTTGGATTTTTGGGCATCTTGGTGCGCTCCTTGTCGAAAAAAGAACAAGGAATTGAACCAACAATATCCGGAATTACGGGATGCGGGATTAGAAGTGATTTCTGTTTCTCTAGATAGTAAAAAGGCTCCTTGGTTACAGGCATTGAAGGAAGACCGGGTAGCGTGGGTGCAGTTGATTGACGAGACTGGTTTTGAACAGAGTGAAGTGCGGAAGGCTTACAAGGTGGAACAAGTTCCCACGGTTTATCTGATAGGTCCGGACGGGAATATCTTGTTGAAGAATCCGGAGGTTGAAGAGATACATGAAATCATAAGACAGAAGAGATCATGA
- a CDS encoding DUF4843 domain-containing protein, translating into MRKLLYTSITALLLLGALFSCTDEDYKLYNTSLTNKIYFDKDTFFFEYGPREDKEVDLEVPISLIGLANFDRDVEFKVSADVRNSTAKLGVHYNMDEIQVFMKDSVTAAIKLDFKRDNLVKDIQYKLYLNLEANDEYIPTNRTKCLVFFGDISIEQPEWWRPDRLGTYNQDKLILFIKYFHETKEKLPVLYDDIESKWGEYLDNESHSRYPYLLTTYVYLGYFKQHIYTPMYEYYLQTGDEHYKLPNPATTEYE; encoded by the coding sequence ATGAGAAAATTATTATACACGAGTATTACTGCGCTATTGTTATTAGGGGCATTGTTTTCATGTACGGATGAAGATTATAAATTGTATAATACCTCTTTAACAAATAAGATTTATTTTGACAAGGACACGTTCTTTTTTGAATATGGTCCCCGTGAAGATAAAGAAGTTGATCTGGAAGTCCCGATTAGTTTGATTGGTTTAGCTAATTTTGATCGAGATGTTGAATTTAAGGTGAGTGCGGATGTGCGTAATTCAACGGCGAAATTAGGAGTTCATTATAACATGGATGAAATTCAAGTGTTTATGAAAGACTCTGTGACAGCAGCTATCAAATTAGATTTTAAACGAGATAACCTAGTAAAAGATATTCAGTATAAATTATACTTGAATTTGGAAGCAAACGATGAATATATACCAACCAATAGGACAAAATGCCTCGTGTTTTTTGGTGATATTAGTATCGAACAACCCGAATGGTGGCGTCCTGATCGATTAGGAACCTATAATCAGGATAAGTTGATATTATTTATCAAGTATTTCCATGAAACTAAAGAAAAATTGCCCGTCTTGTATGACGATATTGAATCCAAATGGGGAGAATATCTGGATAACGAATCACATAGCCGCTATCCGTATTTACTGACGACCTATGTTTATTTAGGTTATTTTAAACAGCATATTTATACTCCGATGTATGAGTATTATCTACAGACAGGAGATGAACATTATAAATTGCCCAATCCGGCGACAACAGAGTATGAATAA